The genomic interval GTTCCTGCAAAATCACTCCTTCGGAAGCCTGCAAGGCGCAGCATGGTGGAGGAAACCGCCTAATAAAAAGGTATGcagcacactgcatgtttcactGATTCAAACAATTTGTTTTCAGTTGACAGACCTCGAAGGCGCGCTATTTATCAGAAAAAGAGACTACAGGAAGGAAAGCCCGTTTCACTGCCACTACGCCAAGAAATTGAGGAATAATGGCGACGGAACTTTCACGTACGAGCTTGGCGCAATACGAAAAGGAAATACGAAATAGTAAGTTATTACGTTATCTCTTCTGGAACAGCTAACACGCGCATCAAATAATGGCCGAGTAGCGTTGGTTCAAAGTAACTCTCACCTTCCGGCCTTATAGGTGCCCGTCCGAATTATGACCTCCGCGTGGGAGGCGCCACTCAAACTGCTGGTTCTCAATAAAATTTATTGCTCCTCTACGTGTAATTTACTCGCTCTTTGGATTTCAAAGAAAGATAGCTTATTCCCGTATAATTTTGCTCTTAAAAAAAGCTGAAAAGCGAAATGTTTGTTAGCATTGTGCGAAAAGGTGCTTTTTGTGCAAGAAGGAAATGAAACACCATGCCGGGGTGTAAGAGTACCCTGCGAGTTTTACTTCAAGAAAATTAAAATTAGGTTGTGGAGTTTGTAGCGCCATATTGTCAAGTGCGTTATTAATAAAGCGCCTTTTTGGAGGACTCAGGAATAATGTGAGCACCTGAAGTCAAAGCGCGCGAACGATTTTGCATAGCAACTTTAGCGCTTTTAAACGTAACTGCCGCGGCCTGCGATCACACGGTCACCCGCGGATTTGCAAGTACGGCGTTACAAGTAATTGATTACttgtaatcgattacattttcgtgtaattttgtaatatagtCGAGTAATGTTTCGAAACAttaacgttctgggtaattcaacTATATTTTCTCGTAcctgattaccggtaatcaattacgaGTCTTCTAaggcagttctcgtcccgaaaaatatgcgaccgctctgtccTGCAAGGCAGGGGGTGCCTACAAAACCcattttttcacttttttctTGGCCTTACCTGCGACGCATAGAGGACAGGGACACTAGCAttgaagcactgcgcaactacgaactggtgcgcaaggtgttcctacgttataataccgcctTTAATACAGTGAACACTATAATACTACACTGAACACTATAATacagtgttcagtgtagcagctgacctcttaacgaggaaacgtggaagaatcagcgacgacaacgTTGAAAagcaactcctgttgaaagttgccaacgtgtaacactatatcacagaagccacagtgaGCCTCCCAgtcttcacgcaagcctccagccttctctctaccatgcaatcCGCAGTAGTTTGTTGTAGCTTCAGTAAACTTGTGTTACTGTGCTACGGcaacaaaattttgaaggaaagtaacgcaagagcaatcgattacatttctgtaattggaCAGTTACTTTCCTAGGGCTGCAAGTGACCTCTGTACCTCTTTGAAGTGATGCTTGCAAGtgacctctttctttctttctttctttctttctttctttctttctttctttctttctttctttctttctttctttctttctttctttctttctttctttctttctttctttctttctttctttctttctttctttctttctttcgcattacgCAATGCTCGCTCGTAACATAAGCGTTCCGTTTTATCATAGGTAGCGGCCAtgcccggaacgctgttttcgggcttaATCGGCATGTCGTCGCTGGTGTTCCTTCCAGCGTTCGTAAGCATCTAGAACGTCCCAAGGAAATgacatcacgcgatcatggaaacgcgggttagaGATTCAATTTTCTCGAAATTGGAATTTTCCCGAAATGTGATTCCTGAcgtcgaccttacgcgttgtatAGCGGATCACGTTTAGGCTGCCAACACGAAACATTTCAatgaagaagaaatagtagagaaggaaaggcagggagaacatttcaatgaagcgccTCTGCAAGTGTACTGcctcccttctttttttgtctcggttgtaaaacgcattcgtatgcttcagttcaattcatattgggcaagcatgggcgcgtgacCTAGTGTACAAGGCACTCACTTTCCGTCCGGGGGTGTCGCGGATTCAAGCTCTACCCCCGGAAAGAaactttatttcattttatttgttaTTTCTCTGGCGCGCGCAAGCTAtgagtgaggagggttttttgtgggCCATgagggttttttggaacaccatcacCAGCTGCACATGTCAGTCAATGCAAGCTTTTTTTAGAAAAAGAAGGTTTTATTTGTGCATCTACAAATGCAGGACTGATTTTAGTGTGGTTGACTGCATTTCAGAGAAGAATGTCCAATTCTACTAAGTGTACGAATATTTCCTATCTAGCATACAAATATTTAAACAAATATTATTGAAGGTCGCGAGATGTGAGGAAATCGCTCGGAGCATATAGCTTCCAAATTATAACTCATGAATAAACAAACAATATCGCTATCCTGCAGATCACGCATAATGAGTAGCTAGTACTATATTGTAGCGCAGTGATATACTGTGCGTCATTACTAAACGTTACCTCATTTTCGGCGCCAGAGCCTTCAAATAGAGCAAAACACATATAGTGGCGAAAGACTGACGTTGCTGCTTTTCTTGCATCATTAGTCATGCTACCACTGGCAATTAGTGATATGTTTTATTCATCTTGCAATTAACACGAAACTGAATAAATGATACGCATCTTTCACAGCGGGAGCTTTGAAGTCGTCGTGACCCCAATGACAACTGGTGATCACAAAGAAGAGAATGCGGCGAGTTATCAAGAAAGCCCAAGTAAGACAGTATTCTTTTCGGAAACGCCACTTATTACAATTATAAAACGAGCACTCAGATGTGCACGTTATTGTAGTACAAAGTGCCCTATGAAGGCGAACGCAGTTAAAATAGAtgacgcatttatttattttatatcttgctttctttttttctgttctttgtgcAACGAAAGTCCCAGAAGACCAGAAGTGTTCATGGGATTTTTATatatgaacgaatgaatgaaaagcTTGGAGTAATATGTTCGACCGGAGACAAAAAGTCGTACACGCCAGTTTCTGGTGGCCTAAAATTGCGCCATTTTTACAGCGAGGCTACATATGCCAAGGACATGTCCGTTCGTTGAGTGTCACCCGCGGGCAAAAATGagtgtaccacagaaattgggcagagCCCGCTACTCCCGCCTGAACCACTAAAAAAAATTCAAGCTGCTTCACCCAATAGATGTCCCGAGAACTGTTTACACCGTTAAGCTGGTGGCGTCATATTGCTATTTCATTGTTTGACTTTGCTGTATAGTAGTTTCGCCACCATCTGCCTACACGAAAGCCCGGTATTCCCATCCAAAGTCACGGAACAATTCTTGCCACACATGTAACGTACGGCCACTCTATATTCTGATTGAGGCGCACACAATTCCCGACGTGACCGCTTGCACACATTGCGCAAGTGGAATCCTGGGAAAGGATGTGAGTGTCCTGAATGGAACACCGACTGTTTACGCGTCTCCGTGCACGGAAATGCGTGGGTGAGTGAATTATGTGGAAAGCAATGTGTGGAAAGCAGTAATGGAAAGCATGCGCAGACGTGTCTGCGAATATCGCCCTCaaatgtgcgaaaaaaaaagaaatgaaccgCACTTGCAGCTTGCTTTTTAAACGAAATGCCTTTGTCGGACGTTGTGAAACTTGCGAAAAAAATGGCAGTACGTACACTAGTTTATACAGTATGCATGTCTGGTCATTAAAGTTATAATTACCGATTAATAAACAACAATATCtacattgtttttgttttcagCGAGGGAATTTTGTGTCTTACTTCTGGTTTTTAAAGTCACAGCATAAACAACAAGAAATGGGTGATCTGAGATGCTTGAAAACACTGGATGACCGTGAATGACCGTGAATCTTGCTGGTCGAATGAATGCACGCATATTTAAAATCTTTCACTACGAAAAGACATATTGCATGATTTACACATGCACGAGTTCGTGAAAGCTCACATTTGACAAACATCGGCGCTATAGTGGTAGTAGTCGAATACTTTATTTGTCCTTTTGCTTGTGAAGTCCCACAGGACGGAGCCCTCAGTCCAGCGCCCCATCCCAGCACTACAGCACAaacgaggacagagaaagaagtctCAAAACAACATGGATGTTTGTGTTATGACCCTTTCTTCATTCGCGTTTTTGCTATCGCACTATTTAATCGAACACGACGACTCATAACTTACTAAACGCGTTAACAATACGCAATCATCCCACAAGGGAAGCACACGGTAACGTAAGAAATTGAGCCTTATGGCGTTGGGCCCCACCTACTTATGTTTTCGGTCCTCGTTTCCGGAGAACACGACACTTTTCCGAAAATAATCTATTATGTCACAGACATTTTGTATGGGCCAACGCACGCTGTTCAGTGGTAGAAAAATCATTGATCCTTAAGCCACAAGTTACGAATTCGGTGTGTTGCTATAATGGCATGATCTGAAGTTATTATATTTGTCAGGTCACTCTGACATTCGAAATATAAACAAGTTTCAAGCATATAAATAAATAGGAGCAGCTTAACTCGTTGCACAAAACGTTCAGATTTATTGGGTTTGAATGCATCGCGTTGTTCTTATGAGCTAGAAAACACGGCGGTGTCATTACATGTATGTTCCTGGTAAAGTTTACTTCAAGAAACACAGCGGAAAAGTTCAGGGAGCAGTTAGTAAGCAAACAAAAGTTAATGGCGACACAAGGAATCGCCTGAAATCACTGCTCTTTCTTTTGTAATATCTAGATGAGGTTGCAGGAACTCACAAAATTGTGACCATGAACGACGAACGCACTTGCTTCCTTTTGTCGCTGCAATATGGCTCCTCAAACGGTAAGTGACTTGGTGTCTGCAGCCTAAACCATCTCCCGTAGTTTCTTGGAAGCAAGAACGAACCGAGCTCAATTCCTCCATTCAGGAGTGCGCTCGCCTAAGTGCTTGTGGAGTTTCGCAGCAAACTCCACATGAAAGCGCAACATGTGGCGTCGATTACACTTCTTTGTAGACTTAGATCTTACCTTTTGCTTTAACTGATAGAATGAACCGATGGCGAAATGATATGTTGACGTCTAGTCATCGCTATTTGCTAAATTTCGGAGCTGTTGATTATGTCGGTACTATAGGAGTGTCCCAATTAACACAGGCCAAGCCAATAACAAAAAGAGAACTTAGAGAACAGAGATCAGTAGTGGCGGTCAAAAATCAGGATAATTGTTACGCTACCCATGATGAACTGATTATACAACTCTGTACTTTTGTGTAATTGCGTAAGCTGGGATGTTACAATGTGCGTCGCATTGAAAAATATGCCGTTTTCATAAGTTCAAACCTGTCACGTTTTCTATTCTCCTAGTCAAGAATGCGAAGCAAGTACGGGCTTGAATGACTGatcacttttttttcgttttcattcgCGAAGTTGATTCATCGACATTcgagtgaatgaaaaaaaaagctttgaggACTGTTAAGCTCGGCATTTAAGAGTGGATCACCTTCCAAAACACGCCATTGACGTAATTTAGACTACATTTAAAATACAAACATCAGATATTCAGATTTACTATTTCCTGGACGCAAGAAAGCTGCACTGTAGTAAAATCGGCTGGGCCCGACGTGGTCGTATCATTGTTTGAGCGCTTTAACGTTCTTGATATTGTAGGCATACTGACCGCAGGCCAAACACAGACGCAATATGTAATCTTTGGAGCTGTGCGaaaagcaaaattttgggtgcgaagcgaattagaatattaaagtgtgagtgcgaatcgaatcgaatatttttcgaatatttctcgtggtatttctagaatatttctagaatatttcccgaatacttcgaagcgaaattgcagaaaaaaggttatagaggattcctaagcatattcttatgagatagcaacatgaaagtgtttcttttcgctaggttgatgaaggactggcggggtggtgtttcatagttgtcttatcaagaatgaggcaatgtagaggtcgaATTTTATTTATGTAGataatttggtgcaaccaaagtggtgccgacaacactttacacgtgataggcaaagatgccatttcgtCAGCCTCTCCTGCTTTTTCCACTTCTGTGGAAGCGCAACTGATGTGGCgggcaagggtgtgctcccttcaagtccggagttccaaatctgcctcgtagacgtcgacatataagaacatctgaaatttttggTGCTAAAAAAttttcggcgtccaatttttcggacttcctcccaaaatttcaggcccaaaacagcattaattgagccccaactctgccacatctttcagctccatgttggaaccagcgttttcttcagtcaatacatttgcgaccgtaacggagcttgaaaggcagctttgccgcagtacgacactgtattgaggtgaagcatattaaaaatctgatggggtcacttttaattgcgAAGTCTGTATTTGttttgactgtatttgtttttgggaagttcgaatagttcgaatagttcgaatagtaaaattccagtgcgaatcgaatcgaacagcaaacactattcgaaaaatattcgaaatttcgaatattcgcacactcctagtaATCTTCGTGGTCGCATGAAAATTGCATGTAACTATGACTAGCTTCTGTTTCTGATGACCACCCGTACTTAAAATAATGCTTCAGCACCACTTTCTGCATGCATATGAAGCCCGAAAATAGAAAATTGCTCTTCTCCTTGACTATATAGGAAGCATCTATGACACCTACCTTGTGAGCAGGTCTGCTACCATAGGCGCCGCTCAAATCATGATAAGGAATGATGAAACATTGTTGAAGAACATTAATGCAGTAACTACTTGTTTATAGTCTTCTTGATAACATGTATCCTAATACGGGGACGATAGCTTTTGATTGTGAAACTGGGAGCGATAAGCTAAAACATTCTAGTGTAATGTGAAGCAAGGTAAAGATGGTACAATATATGTCAAGAGCGTACTGCTCAGCTGTCACTGTCACTCCAGAAAACTGATTTGTGTGAGACATGACACCACATAATCACTGTCATTAAAAATGAATCTGTAATACATTTTAAATGCCACCCCACGACGCAGAGTGCAGAAAACTGACGGAGAGAAACTGCAACgtgaaaacgcgcgcgcgcgtgtgtgtgtgtgtgtgtgtgtgtgtgtgtgtgtgtgtgtgtgtgtgtgtgtgtgtgtgtgtgtgtgtgtgtgtgtgtgtgtgtgtgtgtgtgtgtgtgtgtgtgtgtgtgtgtgtgtgtgtgtgtgtgtgtgtgtgtgtgtgtgtacgagcGGACTGAAGAAAAAGACTCTCTATACGAACTCTGTAAGAAGCTACTTTGACACGCGCCTTGGAAACTCGAGAAAACAAGTGTTGCAAGATTAAATTATCACGCAATAATCAGTAACGGCAGCAGGATGCCTTTTTCTCATTTATCACAATGTCCCACTAAAAGCGACTATTTCTCCGGCTCTGGCCTGCACGCGCAGGACAAGTAAAGCACATTTAGCCAATTTAAGCTTGTGCAACTTTTTGACAATGCAGTAGGCTAATTGTTGCAATTTGACATTAGTAACAGACTTATCAACACGAATAATATCTGTATTATGTTTCTGTCGAAGAAAATGTGGGAAAATACGAGCTTATACTAGGAAGAAGAGCTGCAGTAGGGGCCCATTCGTTATGAATTGTCTCATATAATCACTCTGTAAATCACAGAGACTGGGGTGATCGTTAGTCACTTTGTTAATCAAATCACACGTTATGAAATTTAAACGACGGGTACCGGCATTGCATTGGATTAGTCTTCTTAGGTGCTGAAGAAACCCAAATTATCGCGTTTATTTCAAGTTAGAGCTGCTTTCACAATAAACAACAAAATACACTCTACGTGTACGTGTATCTCAGGCATGACGATGTTTTGGGCATGTGATCTTCGTGTTCTTTTCTAAATGCCGAAAATTGCAGTTGCTGTTGTTTCAGGAGCAGAGCAGTATTTGTGATCTAGTTTTCATTTACTTTTGGCGCAGTTTGCATTTTACTGATGACAGCAGAGACAGTTGGCAGCGAGGTGATTCCTGAGCCGTGCAATAGCGTCTACGAACAATACTGCGGAGAAAGCATCGAAATATATCAGAGCCATTGTTCGCCGCCGCCCTCTTAATAGTACACCAACATTGCAAACATATGCAGAATAGGTCTTGTGTGAATAAAAATGTGCTACAGCGATACGTTCACGCTTGCCTTCTGAATATATTTTCATACGTTCCTTACTGGGAATATAGACATTGTATTTAAGCTTTATTAAGAGAAAGCCTTAAATGGCTCATCAGAAGGGTCCCTCGGGGAAAAGGCGAAAGGGGACGTTTGGTACAAAAATTCACAGTAGTTGAgatgcatttagcgcaggatttaaaaCTGCACCGATCTGTACGCGGGTATCAGACGGTAGCAACGAGGCGGCGCACCacatggctcgagggcttacagaccgagcatcgaCTAGTGCTGCCTCAGGGAACACTGAcgagtgggagtgggaagatagaatgaccacatttcacgaaattgcagtacaccatagattgcagaggcgtgCATTCCGgccgcctcacccgaaattaagcaagaaacagtctgtcgatTGGCGGCAGGTACAAACCCaatcctacccgagtccagctatcatgcatatAATACACCCAGatttatacacgacagacaagtgcagacattgcgactctagaaccaccttagagcacatactatggggatgtccagatataataaacaataggcgtgatgcagccttaaacagcgacagtgacagcctccgcgcgcgctgggagtctgcgttgttCAGCTTGGATCTGAagcaccaactctgggccgtcctgcgagccgaggaagccgccaagggccagcaccccttggccgaagcctaggcggtatccaggcccatcccacctaTTCGCaagcaatcaataaagttaattgatctgatctAATCTGTACGCAGGATTTTTTAGGGGCCATTAGTGTACTATGCTCCcgcctaaacacacacacacacacacacacacacacacacacacacacacacacacacacacacacacacacacacacacacgcgcgcacacgcgcacatacacacacacacacacacacacacacacacacgcacgcacgcacgcacggtatcaatagacagatttagttgagcgcccgcaacaacgtacggacgcagcctgccataggaaatggctggcaggctgcgtccgtacgttgttctggacgcccaactaaatctgtctaatggTACTGAATGTGGTGTCATGCGAAgccagtgtgacgtcacgctgatagcgccggTGCTTCATGGCTATATAAGCGCTGTGAACCGGGCGCTCAGTGTTCTTTTGTGCTCAGTATTCATGTAGTAATAAACCATCTTACTGTTCTCGTTCCCGGCCACTCTGGCTCTGCTCGTCCCTCGAGGCTACAACAGACTGGCGACGAAGATTGGGATCCGAATTCCACTGGGCTACAAGACACCATTAGCGGCGGTTCCGAAGCGCTGCGAAGATACAGGCAGGATGGCGACGTTGGGAAGGTTCGATCAGTTCATCGAGGACGGTGACGAAGATTTTCAGTCCTACGTGGAGCGGTTCGACCACTTCCTGAAGGCCTCCCAGGTGAGCGACGACCTGAAGGTGTCAGTGTTCATAACGGCAATAGGAAAGAAGGCCTATAAAACTCTGAAAACGTTGCTGGAGCCAGAAAAAAAGACGTACGCACAGTTAGTACAGACACTGAAAGAGCAGTACGTTCCCAAAACTTCCGTGATTGCCGAGCGTTTCAAATTCAATCGTTGTTTCCAACAAGATGGTCAAGCGGTGACAGCCTTCGCTGTAGAGCTGAAGCGGTTGGCGACATCCTGTGATTTCGGAACGTTTCTGGACGACGCTCTGCGCGACCGGTTTGTGGCAGGACTTTGTGACAAAGAAACACAAGCAGAGCTGCTAAAGACAAGCAAGCTGGCTTTTAAAGAGGCCTGCGATATCGCTAGGAGTATCGAGTTGGCCCGGAAAGAAAGCCAGGATTTTCAGCCCAAGTCGGCGCAAGGAATGATCAGCGCCCTTAACCGCAAAACAGATAGCGGGAAACGCCCACCACGCTGGAGAGAAGAAACTTCGGGGATGCCTGCTGGCACCAGGGGGGCGGAACCACTGCACTGTTTCCGATGCAGCTCAGAGCATGAAGCATCTATCTGCAAATTTCGCAAGTACCGTTGTCGGGTGTGTAAACGGGTTGGACACTTAGCGAAGATGTGTAGGAACAGAGGTAGAGACGCTGCGAACGTGATAGACGAGGAAAGTGACGCGGGTGAACATGTGCTGTACAATATCTATTCCTGTGAGGGGCGCACCAGACTCTACGAAATTTGCCTGAAGCTAGATCAGAAAAGTGTGCGCATGCAGATTGACGCAGGGGCGTCTGTGTCAATTGTACCAGAGTCACTGTGCAAGAAATACTGGCCCAGCCTACCTTTAGAGCCATGCAGTCTTAAGCTAAAAACCTACGGAGGCACTCCGCTGACGGTAAAAGGGAAGCTAAACGTTTCCGTAGAGCACAATGGTCAGCACAAGCAACTTCCACTAATTGTCGTGAAAACAAACGAGAGTACTAACACTATGCTGTTGGGGCGAGACTGGCTGTCAGCACTGAAGTTAGACTGGGCTAGTGTGCATGGGGTTTGCTTGGACAAAGTGGCGTTGTTGCTTGAAAAATATGCTAAGATTTTTGAGCCTACCTTGGGTCTAATTAAGAACAGGGCCATTAAGTTAGTGCTTAAAGAGAATAGCACACCCGTTTTTTGTAAAGCGCGGTCGGTACCTTTTGCAGTTAAAGAAGCAGTGTCTTCGGAACTGCAGAACCTCGTGAAAACCGGAGTGTTAGTACCGGTTCAGCAGAGTGAATGGGCGACGCCACTAGTAGTGGTGCCTAAACCAAACAACCAGGTCAGGGTGTGTGGGGATTTCAAGGTGACACTAAACCCATGCCTAAGAACTGATCATTACCCCCTTCCCGTGATTGAGGATCTGTTTGTAAAGCTGGCCGGTTGCAAATATTTGACGGTGTTGGATTTGTCCGCTGCATACCAGCAGCTGGAATTGCATCCCCAAGCGCAGTCGCTAGTCGTGATCAACACGCATTTGGGGTTATTCAAGTATACGCGCTTACCCTATGGCATAACGAGTGCACCTTCGATTTTCTAGGCAGTTATGGATGAGGAGTTGAAAGGACTTGATCGGGTAGCGTGCTATCTAGACGACGTGCTGATAGCAGGAGCTACCTTTGAGGAATGTTTCCACAAAGTGGAAATTGTGCTGTCCCGGTTTCTAGAAAGAGGCATTCGACTGAAAAAAGAGAAATGTAAGTTCTTTCAAACTTCTGTCTTGTATTTGGGGCACGTTCTGGACGAAAAGGGCATACGCCCGTCAGAGGAAAAAGTAAAAGCTATAACGGAGGCTCCTGCACCTGCGAATGAGGCACAGTTAAGAGCTTACTTAGGGTTGATAAACTATTATGCAAAGTTCGTTCCCCACGTGGCCACGAGACTCAGACCACTGTATGACGTGTTGAACCAAGAAAAAGGCTTCGAGTGGTCCCGTGAGGCAGAGCAAGTGTTCCAGCAAAGTAAAACGTGGTTGACGGAAGGAAACGTTTTGACATACTACGACCCAACGAAAGAGATAGGGCTGGTGTGTGACGCATCCATGTATGGCGTGGGCGCCATTCTGTTTCATAAGATCGATAAGGTGGAAAAACCTATTGCTTATGCGTCTAGGGCactgagcaaagcagagaaaggttATGCTCACATTGAAAAAGAGGCTCTCGCCGTGGTCTTTGGGCTGAAGAAGTTCCACAAATACCTATTTGGGCGTAGTTTTGTCATTTATTCGGACCACCAGCCATTAGCCAGCCTTCTGGGGCACGGCAGACCAGTTCCAGTAATGTCTGCAGCGCGCATGCAACGATGGGCTTTGTTACTGGCGGCGTACAACTACAGATGGGTGTACCGTAAAGGCAGCAACAtgggaaacgctgacgcgctttcgcgGTTGCCGTTGGCGAATGAGCGAGATGTCTCAGATTACGTACAATTTTTCTCTGTGGTCAATGAACTTCCACTGTCTGCTGACATAATCAGCAAGAAAACGAGTACGGATAGAG from Rhipicephalus sanguineus isolate Rsan-2018 unplaced genomic scaffold, BIME_Rsan_1.4 Seq393, whole genome shotgun sequence carries:
- the LOC119377194 gene encoding uncharacterized protein LOC119377194, which encodes MATLGRFDQFIEDGDEDFQSYVERFDHFLKASQVSDDLKVSVFITAIGKKAYKTLKTLLEPEKKTYAQLVQTLKEQYVPKTSVIAERFKFNRCFQQDGQAVTAFAVELKRLATSCDFGTFLDDALRDRFVAGLCDKETQAELLKTSKLAFKEACDIARSIELARKESQDFQPKSAQGMISALNRKTDSGKRPPRWREETSGMPAGTRGAEPLHCFRCSSEHEASICKFRKYRCRVCKRVGHLAKMCRNRGRDAANVIDEESDAGEHVLYNIYSCEGRTRLYEICLKLDQKSVRMQIDAGASVSIVPESLCKKYWPSLPLEPCSLKLKTYGGTPLTKEAFD
- the LOC119377190 gene encoding uncharacterized protein LOC119377190, coding for MFSFALAVCMMFAANTAARSDPDAYAEDPKHVNEQKLSALTDLEGALFIRKRDYRKESPFHCHYAKKLRNNGDGTFTYELGAIRKGNTKYGSFEVVVTPMTTGDHKEENAASYQESPNEVAGTHKIVTMNDERTCFLLSLQYGSSNVCILLMTAETVGSEVIPEPCNSVYEQYCGESIEIYQSHCSPPPS